One Chloroflexota bacterium genomic region harbors:
- the efp gene encoding elongation factor P has translation MATMIPALEISRGTILEIDGQLFTILEYQQYKAGKGNSEARMRMKLRNVATGATTEKVYRTDDKVPKAVVESRAGTFLYADGDMYHFMDGETYEEKAIPSELLGESVKFLQDGMPVEMVVYKERPISVTLPITVDLKIVEAEPGFKGDTAAGGGKKAKTATGLTVDVPLFVNVGDTVKVDTRTGTYISRI, from the coding sequence ATGGCTACCATGATTCCTGCCCTGGAAATTTCGCGGGGCACGATCCTTGAGATAGACGGCCAGCTCTTCACCATCCTCGAGTACCAGCAGTACAAAGCCGGCAAGGGCAACTCCGAAGCTCGGATGCGGATGAAGCTGCGCAACGTGGCGACGGGCGCGACAACGGAAAAGGTCTACCGCACCGACGATAAGGTGCCGAAGGCCGTTGTGGAGAGCCGCGCCGGGACCTTCCTCTATGCCGATGGCGATATGTACCACTTCATGGACGGCGAGACGTATGAGGAGAAGGCCATACCCAGCGAGCTCCTTGGCGAATCGGTGAAGTTCCTGCAGGACGGCATGCCGGTGGAAATGGTGGTCTACAAGGAGCGGCCGATCTCCGTGACGCTGCCGATCACGGTTGACCTGAAGATCGTGGAGGCTGAGCCGGGGTTCAAGGGCGATACGGCGGCCGGCGGCGGCAAGAAGGCCAAGACCGCCACGGGGCTGACCGTTGATGTGCCGCTCTTTGTGAACGTGGGCGATACGGTGAAGGTGGATACGCGCACCGGGACGTACATCAGCCGCATTTAG